Genomic window (Helianthus annuus cultivar XRQ/B chromosome 3, HanXRQr2.0-SUNRISE, whole genome shotgun sequence):
TTGCCGTGGATGAGTAAGTCGTGCCTACgcttctaattttttaaaatgaGTTGCTTGATTTTACCCTAATATTTCAAATGTTAATTTTTTTTCGTTAATCTCCATTAAAATACCAAAacaacaaattacaaacaaaCGACAGGTAAACGGGCAAGCTGCGCCACAAGGTGTTTATGGTCCGGTTTCGATTTCTTTAGGTTGTTTGGATTTGGAAATTTTTAACTAAATCCAAAACCTGGACAAATTTGTATTGAAACTATTTCAAGTGACTTGAATCCGGATATTCAAAGTTGGTCCAAGCTAATTTCATATTGGAGACGTGTGCGAAAGAAAGAAATTAGGTTCGCCATCCAAGCGTGAGATGTGTCATTGTGAAGATGAGAATGCATTTGCTAGATTAACATCATTTTACTTGATTTGGCAAGGGTTGTATTTACATAGTAGGAAGGCGTAACACCACTTCTCATATTCatacacacaattttttttaataaaaatcactAGTTTTAATctccaatttttttaaattttttttattgacaaaaagtagtgatttttattaaaaaaaatatttttttggtggtttttttaggtattttttgttgtgttcacattggatCTCACAGTTCTCGctataaagggtggttcctaatggattcttctcctatatatatgaTTAAATAATATATTGATATAGATAGAGGATcatgtacattaatccagaagtgtgggaagtgtattataacactatatatataacactatataacaccatataaacaccgtataacaatatgtcacaccatataacaccatataacactatataacaaatatggcactatagtttgtctgataacatgtctatgatagatgtatagtgttatatagtgtcatatagtgttacatagtgttacatagtattatatggtgttacatagtgttatacggtgtttatatgatattatatagtgttataatgcACTTCTCACACTTATGGATTAATGTACATGATTCCTATCCGATATAGATATATTCAATTCTGATGCAAGTCAATGGGTATGAGGTTGGTATCGGGTTATCGGGTAGGATTCAAGTTTTTTTTTAGTATCAACTAGATAACTTTGGTCTAAGctaaaatgtttatttaaaatctgTAGTATCATTATCTCTTGAATTTATGACTCTTCATATGAATTTCCTGCATATAGTCCAAAATTGAAAACTAATATAATGAAAAATTGCCTCTTATTTAGCTAGGAAAAAAAACTGGACTATGAAGTCCAAAAATGAAAACTATTATTTGCAAAGTATAAGTTAGTTTAGGGGTATTTTTGTAACTCCAGTTTTTCGTGGGAAACAAAGAGCGCTTAATAACTGTCACCCCTTAAAATATGACAATCTCCCTCCccttccttctctctctctctctctagaattgaTTTTGTGTTCTTGAAGATCTCCACGGTTTCATTTCTCAAATTTTAATATCAAATTTCTGATTCTTATTATATTTCAATGTCTTGCAATGATTCCGATTCGTCCTCTCACGGCGGAGAGTATAGGAATTTTCGTCAGATCAGCCGCGATAGTAAGTTGTATCTCCATCATTTGATTGAATTATTAGGTGAAATATATAATGTATGATGGTTTTTATCGCACAAAGTTGTTGATATGTGTAAGAAATGTAACAGTTTTTTTATTAAACAGTATATGTTATAACAGTTTAGGAGTTGTTTGGCCTCAAATGCATAATGTACCTTTTCTTACACCTCATAAGAATGGTTTTTGGTAGCTTAGTTGACCTTTTTTTTGGTTTTAGGGTATGTAACAAGTTTCACTTATTCTACTACTATGTTTAATATTCCACTCGTTTTGACGAAGAACCGGATTATTTTTTTGCAGGATTGCTGCATGAAATGCTCAAATCCTCATCAGGAGACACTAGATCAAGTTGGAAGGTATGTAATTATATTTATCACATGGAATAGGTTTTATAATGAGTAACCGGTGAGATTCCTGTATCATATATATTTTAAGATCAAGACCTCTAACTtattctaagcaagtttgaacctgatgacgggggtagcccaaatctcaataaaatgactaatatacataacagcttaaaaggttaaaaggttgagaGGTTCAATACGCGCAAACTCAGGTGAACAGTAAAAAAGACAAGCACAGTGTCCGGTCACATCAGCACTTAATGTGTGAACCATTTCTGCACAGAAAGAACATGTGCACAGAGACCACCCTTTTGTCCGCAACTCCAAACTGTTTAGCCCTaaaagggtaagcccctcactgcaagccAGGTTTACTAGTTAAAGGTTTCCCTTTGAGAAACCTCTTCCCCTATAAATTGCAGCCCATGTTAAGCATATGGGACACCCCAGGATCCGCAGATATCACTCTAACTCTCTGATTCTTCCTCTCCCTCTTGAGAACCAGCTTCAGGCttgcttctcttcttcttctcccaTGAGAACTTGCTTCTTACAAGTTCTCTTCTGCACACTAAATAATTCATCTTCTCCAACGATCGCTTTCTAGGCTGATTTCTAATCAGCTCAAGATCTAAGGAAGATAACAAcaatactagtgaacctctctccacgtcttgcaaacgtggggggaccccacgacctgcgttaggctaatcgaaacccttgaacccttttacccggagatatcgctacaggccttggtctattatttgttgcatcaacagaaCCATATAATTAAACTTAGCAGAGAATTTTTTCAGGTGCTTATCATGGATAAAGTTACCGTGAAAGTTATGTCTGCTTCATGCAAGATGACAGATATCACAGATCAAGGAGTTTCCTGTAAGTATATAAAATGTCGTTTCCTTGTGTTATGTATTTTAAGTTGCCGAAGACACAAATTTTCCCTCTTACCCATAGTGATCGCTATCTTGTTCAGTTTACTTGCATTACgagtttttatgtttaaaaatgtGAAAAAGTTTCTTTCATATGCGAGTTCGATATTATGTGCCTGTTTTCCTCTGCAGTGGTGGAAGACATTTTTAAGAGAAGGCAACCTATGCCATCTATGGATGTTATCTATTTCATTCAACCAATTAAGGAGAAGTACGGTTCCTGTTTTTGACGATGTTAACCTTTTCATTTTTGTATCTAGCTGTGCTGATAGGCAAGCGTAAAAACTACATTATTTCTTAACTTTCCATTATGTTAATTTAACTGACTCTTTTCTTTGTTTGGTTTGCAGCATTATCATGTTTTTATCTGACATGTCGGGAAGAGAACCGTTATACAGGAAGTATGCAAAAGTTTGTAACTCGTAGGAAACTAGGCCTTCTTTTTTCCACTCGTTACCTTATATATcgtattttcttttctttttgttGCAGAGCATTTGTGTTTTTTAGTACCCCCGCACCAAAGGATTTAGTAAGTCGATTAAAGAGTGACATGAGCGTTTTACCACGCATTGGTGCGCTAAGAGAGGTTAGATttccatctttttttttttcttttaaacctttttttttctaaactagtCTTCGATCTATGATTAGAAGCTCATGAGATATGATCCAACGGTTTATTTCATTGCAGATGAATCTGGAATACTTTCCTATCGAAAGTCAGGTAAACATTATATATTCGCTTTTATGGTTTTTTTAGTCATGCATGACTTTTATTTAACCGTATTTCAAATGTAGGCATTTACAACTGATCATGATAAAGCTCTAGAAGATATGTACAGTCAGCTTGCGGAGAATTCCCGCCAATTTGAGGCTGCGTTGAACACAATGTCTACTCGCATTGCTACTGTTTTTGCTTCAATGAAGGTAActaaaagtaataataataatgacgATTTTTATAAGTTATTTGTTGAAAGGATGGGCGTATTTTCATATCTTTAGGAACTTCCATTTGTATGGTACCGTGCAAAGGGGATGGATGGATCTAGTGCCGCAACATTCCGTGATTTAGTGCCCGTAAAGCTTGCTTCTGCTGTCTGGAACTCCATTTCAATGTATAAAACTACAATTGCTAATTTCCCGCAGACCGAAACATGTGACCTTGTCATTGTGGATAGATCTCTTGATCTGGTAATCTTAGTTTTTGTCGTTTTTTAATTCCTTACGGTCTCTAGTTTTGTGGCATCTTAATAACTGTGGCTATAACTTCAGATTGCACCCATCATACATGAATGGACGTATGACGCAATGTGCCATGATCTGCTAGACTTGGAAGGGAATAAATACGTGCAAGAGGTACAAAATTTGTGTAGAAATCGGTTCTCAGTTGAATAAAATAATCGTTGAGGGGCATGACGTGAACAAATGAAACATGTTGTGTGTAGGTCCCTGGTAAATCTGGTAGCGAGACTCAGAGAAAAGAGTTCCTTTTGGAAGACCATGATGCAGTTTGGCTTGAAATGCGCCATTTACACATAGCTGAAgtatgttgtttttttttgttttctgttCACATTGAaatattataagttttaatgttttttttttcctctGACTGCCGTATCAGGCTAGTGAAAAATTGAGCGACAAGATGCAAAATTTTGTGTCGAAAAACAAAGCTGCACAATTACAACAAAGGTTGGTTCTATAATGCAGCTACAACTTTGTGAGATTATATTATACATTGTAGTGCTTTACAATAAgctttttatatttaaaatatatatatatatatatatatattcacatgTTAGATGTCAGATATTTTAATGAAGCAAGATAGACCTTTTGACTTAGATTGATCAGGATATATAGTTTGACATTATGCTTTACGAGTTTCTTATGCAAAATTGCGGCTTGAATTTATGCAGAGACGGGGGTGATTTATCTACACGAGAGATACAGAAGATGGTTCAAGCTTTGCCTCAATATAATGAACAAATGGAGAAGCTCTCACTCCATGTAGAGGTCGGTTTCTTATTCACGTCGTTATATTACCCCTTTAGAGGTGGcatgatttgtttttttttcttctttttgtgtgtgtgtgtggggggggggggggggggggagagaaACGGGTCTGGGTTGCAAGTGGTCAAATTATTACAGGTAAAAATGAGTCGGTTGGGGTTGGATTGCCTCACAAACACTTTTTGCCCGTCTTttaattaaaaacattttttggTTATGTTCGGTTCAATTCGAATGATGTTTAAATCCCGAAACAGATTgctggaaaaatcaacaaaattatCAGAGATGAAGCGCTCAGAGATCTTGGTCAAGTTGAGCAGGATCTTGTATTCGGTGATTCTGGGACAAAGGAAGTCATTAACTTTTTAAGGATGCATCAGGTGACTTTAGgaatatacatatacatacatatatatatgtatgtatacacACAAAACTTAAGGAGCTTTTGTTAAAATGTATAATATCTTACAGGACTCGAGACCCCAATACAAGTTGAGACTAATAATGATTTATGCTATGGTATACCCCGAAAAGTTTGAGGGTGACAAAGCAACAAAGCTTATGCAGGTAGTTAGTTAAAATGAAAACAGGAATCACTtttaaagtaaatgaaaataaaTTAAACTGCTTATGCTGTTTCTGTTTTTTCTGTTGCTGCTTAGTTGGCAAAATTGCCTCCGGAGGATATGAAGGCGATACAAAATATGAGATTGCTTGAGGGATCGAACAAAAAAAAGAAACACCATGGAGCCTTCTCCCTTAAGTTTGATGCTCAAAAGGTAATTATCACAACTCGATATATTTTCACACGGTTATATATTGAAATTGCGATAATCGTTGTCTTCTTGTTCCGTTATTAGAGGAATAACGCATTAAGAAAGGATAAGACGGGAGAAGAGGAAACATGGCAACTCTCCAGATTTTATCCTATGTTGGAGGTACTATAATCATAGCTTTTTCAACCACCATATTTTCTATAATTTATGTGTGTTCGTATTATGGATCTGTATTTGTTGGTGTCATATTGTGCTTTATTCCTTTCCGTAGGATTTGCTTGAAAAATTAGCCAAACATAATCTGGAAAAGGATGAGTACCAATGCATGAACAATCCAAGTAATCAAAGTTCTTCTAGTAGCGGCACGCATGACACATCAGCAAGGAGTGGGTCAGCGAGTCATCCAAATTCAAGGAGATCAAGAAGGACCGCCACATGGGCAAAGCCCCGTCCAGCTGATGGACACTCGAGGTAACCTTTACATATTTTTCTTCAAATATATTTTAAAACAAATTTTAATCAGATTAAAAATGATCCCCACAAATTCTGTATTACTACTTATCTCTGTCCAACTGTTTTTGTAGCAATCCGGGAGGTACTAAGGACGTGAAACACATGGGACAACGTTTATTTGTTTTTATCATCGGTGGGGCCACCAGATCCGAGGTTGGTTAAAATTTGAAGTTTGTACAAGTGAAAAGCTGTTGTCTCTCATTAATTATTATAACATGATGACGCTTTGTTGTTTGATTTGTGGTTCGTCTACAGTTGCGTGTTTGTCACAAACTCACTGATAAACTAAAAAGAGAGGTTATACTAGGTTCGACTAGTATCGATGATCCACCACAATATATATCGGTAATATTTCTTTCACATCTTTTTAATGAATTTATATAATTCCCTAATCACAATAATAAATTACAATATGCATGCAGGACTAGAAGCTCAATTGATTTTCTAATTTCGATATCATTTTTGTTGCAGAAAATTAAGTTGCTGTAACCTTGGAGCTGGAGATTGTGTATGGTTGGTTAGTCCTACAGGCACACTAGACTAGCTTGCACAAATCTTGATATACTGACAATATAGAAGGAAAAATGAACCTGCAGAGTAAGTATATGTTTTATTCGGGATGGACGTTCGAACTTGAGTTGTATTACTCCACTAATATGAACGATTTTGAGTTCGAAGTATATTGATTTCTTGACCTTAAATTCAAATTATTTTATTAAGCAACACAAATGATCTCAAGTATATTGATTTCTTGAACTTAATTCAAATTATTTTATTAAGCAACACCTGCAGTCTCCCGTCACGCATTACCCTTTAACCTTCAGTTGTTCACTTTCCGCTCACCTTACGAATATAAGTGTAGTTCAAACAAACtggttttaatttcaaaaaagCATTAAACAAGTCATCGGACGCACATAAATTCATCGACAAAAGTAAATTGAAGACCTTGAACATTAATAGTCTAAAAAGAGTGCAACGACCCTTGTCTAAACAAGTTTGATTTACGGAAATTGAAAAAGGGCTGGCCGAGAGGCAATCTTCAGTTTGGTAACTAATCCTTGCGCAGCTGTTCACTTTCACGACGAACACCATTAGCATTTAGGATTATAATTTCAACACTATCTCCCTGCATAATTTAATAACGTCAACATTATTTTTCACAAGTTTGTTAGTTACTGATTTTGAACCGAGTAAAATGcacagatagtccctgtggtttggtaaaatttcacctttagtccccaacttttcaaaattacactgtTAGTCCCTGTGgattgacaagttgttactcggatagtccccaaaatggatggaggttagtttttctggttaagtgggtatgaaatgacaaggactatccgaataacaacttgtcaaaccatagggactatccgagtaacaacgtgtcaaaccacagggactatccgagtaacaacatGTCAAACGACAGGGACCAAGAGTGTAAttctgaaaagttggggactaaaggtgaaattccaccaaaccacagggaccatccgtgcattttactcttttgaACCCTATTAGTACAAACTTACAGTATATATATCTCTTTCTGTGGCGGATGAAAAACACGTCTTCACCAAATCCACAGCTTCAGCTTCTGAAAGTGGCGTGACAGCGTCCTATGcacaaataaaataacaattataATTAATAGTTTGACCAGTATAATTGTTGTGGATGAACTTTATAAATTTGGTCAACAATTTTATAAGACAAAATTCAATCCCGACCTTTGCGGGTAACAGAAGCGGGCTCGGGGATTTTAGCTGGTTGTCCAAGAATGGAGTGATGAGTGTGGCACCAGAACCTTGAGCACTGTATCCAACTCTTTCGTAGGATCCAACAGCGTCGTATGTGAAAACGCAGCCCTTACCTTAAAGTTCACAAAATGAGTACGCGTTACTATATGTTTATGCAAATTCATCCACAACTAAAATGGTAAATCCACATATACCTTCAC
Coding sequences:
- the LOC110931098 gene encoding protein transport Sec1a — its product is MSCNDSDSSSHGGEYRNFRQISRDRLLHEMLKSSSGDTRSSWKVLIMDKVTVKVMSASCKMTDITDQGVSLVEDIFKRRQPMPSMDVIYFIQPIKENIIMFLSDMSGREPLYRKAFVFFSTPAPKDLVSRLKSDMSVLPRIGALREMNLEYFPIESQAFTTDHDKALEDMYSQLAENSRQFEAALNTMSTRIATVFASMKELPFVWYRAKGMDGSSAATFRDLVPVKLASAVWNSISMYKTTIANFPQTETCDLVIVDRSLDLIAPIIHEWTYDAMCHDLLDLEGNKYVQEVPGKSGSETQRKEFLLEDHDAVWLEMRHLHIAEASEKLSDKMQNFVSKNKAAQLQQRDGGDLSTREIQKMVQALPQYNEQMEKLSLHVEIAGKINKIIRDEALRDLGQVEQDLVFGDSGTKEVINFLRMHQDSRPQYKLRLIMIYAMVYPEKFEGDKATKLMQLAKLPPEDMKAIQNMRLLEGSNKKKKHHGAFSLKFDAQKRNNALRKDKTGEEETWQLSRFYPMLEDLLEKLAKHNLEKDEYQCMNNPSNQSSSSSGTHDTSARSGSASHPNSRRSRRTATWAKPRPADGHSSNPGGTKDVKHMGQRLFVFIIGGATRSELRVCHKLTDKLKREVILGSTSIDDPPQYISKIKLL